From the genome of Malus domestica chromosome 04, GDT2T_hap1, one region includes:
- the LOC103443492 gene encoding E3 ubiquitin-protein ligase PRT1-like has translation MEDDKTLIKQQQQEPQGELQDEEFRKEFECCICLDLLYKPVVLGCGHISCFWCVFKTMSAFHESYCPVCRHPFNHFPSICQLMHFLLQKLYPEAYERRGKQVEEEEKEVGYFSPQFDNPLSGSHRIEESNILGNVHSKNLESCSSGVVQSSSLVNTSGTMLDYEVNITSPATSPKNVEATGNAAIQEDCTRDIDIGNGTHQKVSVSDLLCAACENLLFQPVVLNCGHVFCESCINIPADGISRCQICQSMHPKGFPSVCKILEHFLEEQYPEVYLQRRVTSIKLRDHQRAGQSSSTLSDDYLSCCAGQKVHYGVGCDCCGICPIIGERYRCKDCVEKIGFDLCGACNNAPFNITGRFNQQHKPEHKLELVPPGVLYRIDDDGALFQEDLGIVTAAPIPEDPENGPSDVQNVSPAFVFSADSSVDPHDDLDGSALSDSMQE, from the exons ATGGAAGACGATAAAACCCTAATCAAACAACAGCAACAAGAACCACAGGGGGAGCTCCAAGACGAGGAATTTCGAAAAGAGTTTGAATGCTGCATTTGCCT GGATCTTCTTTACAAGCCAGTTGTATTAG GTTGTGGCCACATTTCGTGTTTCTGGTGTGTCTTTAAGACCATGAGTGCTTTTCATGAGTCTTATTGTCCCGTTTGTCGGCACCCATTTAATCATTTTCCAAGTATCTGTCAGTTGATGCATTTCTTGCTCCAGAAGTTGTATCCTGAAGCATATGAGAGAAGGGGAAAACAAGTGGAAG aagaagaaaaggaagttgGTTATTTCTCACCTCAATTTGATAATCCACTATCTGGGTCACATCGTATTGAGGAGTCAAATATTCTGGGCAATGTTCACTCAAAGAACTTGGAAAGTTGTTCTTCTGGGGTAGTACAATCTTCCTCACTTGTAAATACTTCAGGAACTATGTTAGATTATGAAGTTAATATTACAAGCCCTGCAACATCTCCAAAGAACGTTGAAGCTACTGGAAATGCAGCCATCCAAGAGGACTGTACGCGTGATATTGATATTGGAAATGGAACTCACCAGAAGGTTTCTGTTTCTGATCTGCTGTGTGCTGCATGCGAGAACCTGCTCTTTCAACCTGTTGTTCTCAATTGCGGTCATG TATTTTGTGAGTCCTGTATCAACATTCCAGCTgatggaatttctaggtgtcaGATTTGTCAAAGCATGCATCCAAAGGGATTCCCTAGTGTTTGCAAAATTTTAGAGCATTTCTTGGAGGAGCAATACCCTGAAGTTTATTTGCAACGACGAGTAACTTCAATAAAAT TGCGTGATCATCAACGTGCTGGCCAGTCATCGTCGACACTTTCTGATGATTACTTATCTTGCTGTGCTGGGCAGAAAGTTCATTACGGAGTTGGTTGTGATTGCTGTGGG ATATGTCCAATTATTGGGGAGAGGTACAGATGCAAAGACTGCGTGGAGAAAATAGGTTTTGACCTATGTGGAGCATGCAACAATGCGCCTTTTAATATCACCGGTCGATTTAATCAGCAACATAAACCAGAACACAAGCTTGAGCTTGTACCTCCAGGTGTTCTCTATCGGATTGATGACGATGGTGCCCTGTTtcaggaagacctaggaatcgTCACTGCTGCTCCCATTCCAGAAGATCCAGAAAATGGCCCTAGCGATGTGCAAAATGTTTCTCCTGCTTTTGTATTCTCAGCTGATAGCTCAGTAGATCCGCATGATGATTTGGATGGCAGTGCTTTATCAGACTCAATGCAAGAATGA